TTTTCCTCGACAAGGTGCTCAACCGAACAGAGGAACGGCGCGCGGGTCCAGTAGGCTTCGAGCTACTTGGCACTGGCACTGGCAATGCGCCAAGTCGGCGGTCCCGGCCTCAAACCCTCAACCGCGCCCACGGCCGGGACCGTTCCAGTGTCTTGCGATGTCCAACATAAAGCCTGATGCGGGAGAACGCGCGCTCACTTCAAAGGTCGAAGGCCGCAGCGAAACCCCGGACGCTTGCTGTCCCCGTTCTAACCTAGGTGAATCGCGTCGCACGTTCCTTCGGGGGACAGTGCACAAGTGAACAGAGCGGCGCTTGGATCTGGGAGTAGCGTGATCTTGCTTGGCTGCAACCCAAGCACCTCGCGTCGCGGCCCCGGCACTCTCCTTCAGCAGCATTGTCCCTGCGTTGGCCGGGGCCGTCGTCGAGATGAAAAAAGGGCCGCCGTTGTGAGCGGCCCTCTGTCAGTCCAGCGCCTCGATCTCGCGCATGAAGCGCATCACGTTCTCGCTGAAGCCGTCGATACGGGGTGCTAGACCTCACGCGCCGCCGGTCAACAACGAACAACATGACCAAGATCACGGCGATCGGAAGGACGACGCCGAGTGCTACAATCCAAAACGTTGGCAAATCATACTTCGTCATCATGCATTGCGGAGTTCTTGCGTTCCACCGGACAGCCCCAGCCTCTGGATGATGGCTGGAGCCCGCAGAGCCGCGGCTCGACCAGGCGAACCGGATGGGGAGTCCCCGGTCGAGTTGAATGTAAGCGTAGCTCTGCGGCCCTTTTGATTGATGCTTGACGCCTACTTTGTCCGCGTAGCGCGTCGTCGCGGCTTCCATATGTCGGACAATGCGTTGACCGCCGCCTCAAGCGCCTTGCGGTCGATGACGTTGGGATCGAACTGCTCGGGGCCCCAGAGGCGCATTTGTTCGTGCTCCGGATGGGTGGGCTCGCTGATGGCGTCGAGGTATTCGGCATAGCCTGACGCACCACCGACATCTTCCGGAGGACAACGGCCGGCGGCCTCGAGCAAGAGGGGAAGTCCTTCCGTTGTCGTGTTGTCGAACCACTTTTCAAGCTTGATCACGTGATCCCAGCTGTCGCCGAAGTCGTAGAGATAATGGATCGTCTTGGCGCCGGTCTCTTGAACGATATTGGAGAGCCGCGTCTTGCGGGCATCGATGGGCTGAGGGTCAAAATCTCCATCGGGATCAGGGATACCCCAACGGCCGCCGCCGGCTAGGAACTCGAAGAGATGGCTATTCGTCCAGCCAAACGCCGCCTGAAGCGTCAGATGCAGCCGGTCAAGACGTAAAGTGATCGGTACGACAAGACACCGCATCACCTCCGGTTTCACGTCCTTGAGGGTTACCCTGATCCGGACGACGGTCGTGTTAAGGCTCATGCTGCCAGTCTCGGATCGAGCGCATGCATCGTATAGGTCGATGCCCAGGGAAGCAGTTCGTCCAGTCGCGCCGCAGGCCAGCCATTAACGAGCTTCGCGAGAACATCAGCGAGCCAGTGCTCGGCACTGACGCCATTGAGCTTACAGGTCTCGATTAACGAAGCCAGAACTGCCCAATTCTCGGCGCCCTCGTCGCAGCCGGCAAAAAGGAGTTCTTGGCGTTGAGCTTGATCGGCCGCATCGCTCGCTCGACCGCATTGGTATCCATCTCGATGCGCCCGTCATCAAGGTATAGCGTCAGGCCGTTCCAATGCCGCAGCGCATAGCGCAAAGCCTTCGCCGTGTCGCTCTTCTGTGCAAGGTGATCAAGCTTGGCCTCAAACCACTGCTTCAAGGCTGCAGCCAGAGGCCTGGCATGCGCCTGCCTGCCGGCGTGGCGCTCGTCCGCAGATCGGCCGCGGAGAGCCTTCTCGATCGCATAAAGCTGGGCGATACGCTCGAGAGCCTCGCGGGCAACCGGAGCTGGCGCTGGCGCCACCTCCCGTTCGATCTTCACAAACTGCCGCCGCAGATGCGACCAGCAGAAGGCGAGCGTCCCGGACAGGGCGTCCGCACGCGTCTCTCGGGTCATGGTCTTGTAGGCCTGATAGCCGTCGCAATGGATGATGCCGCGATAGCCCTCAAGCAGCCGCAAGCCATGAACGGCGCCGCGGCCCGGTGCATAGGCATAGACCACTCCAGGTGGATCAGGCCCGGCCCAGGGCCTGTCGTCGCGCGACAGCGCCCAGAAGTAGCCGGTTTTCGTTCTGCCGCGGCCCGGGTCCAACACCGGCGCCGGGGTCTCATCGACGCAGAGTTTCGAGGAG
This is a stretch of genomic DNA from Bradyrhizobium sp. CB2312. It encodes these proteins:
- a CDS encoding plasmid pRiA4b ORF-3 family protein, with protein sequence MSLNTTVVRIRVTLKDVKPEVMRCLVVPITLRLDRLHLTLQAAFGWTNSHLFEFLAGGGRWGIPDPDGDFDPQPIDARKTRLSNIVQETGAKTIHYLYDFGDSWDHVIKLEKWFDNTTTEGLPLLLEAAGRCPPEDVGGASGYAEYLDAISEPTHPEHEQMRLWGPEQFDPNVIDRKALEAAVNALSDIWKPRRRATRTK